A portion of the Fulvia fulva chromosome 1, complete sequence genome contains these proteins:
- a CDS encoding Proline--tRNA ligase: MSVQHGLKTLWCGNAASSFVRSIHAQRRALHHDGRNRLSNFWTPTQTRTANTADNAAEDGHDLLVRAGFLRQAHSGIFHLLPLGLRVQDKIEKLIDKHMQRIGASKVSLSSLSSQHLWEKSGRLDGRNKELFQLKDRKDAKYLLAPTHEEEITTIVKNAVHSYKDLPLRLYQISRKYRDEARPRQGLLRGREFIMKDLYTFDVTDAQAMSTYEEVRAAYKAFLDDLNLPYLVANADSGNMGGSHSHEYHFASARGEDTIITCQTCDFSVNEELYFPAHRPAQTEDVETAPTADARQPADDVPYQIWYGQVSESLNTTDDASQETSLDTSGSAPQLKTLVQVFLPNGPYEINLHAMKKLVPSIDTTETVRPEELFGRLEESKTLNDPAEWLVFRDPRVPVAAIINTVEHWTRHGQNRQISQTAHSAIPDIDVSPFTLTNAARDDLCPQCGTEGSLTFSRAVEIGHTFHLGKRYSTPLEAVVQDENNQQVEIAMGCHGIGVSRLLGASASLLADSKGLNWPIAIAPFSVLVVAAGGVSSTEVGALYDEVDASLSSNRIDAIIDDRDRPMGWKLNDADLIGYPFIIVLGKAWKQRRAVELQCRRLGIKEEVPADQLVERILQYSSKL, translated from the exons ATGTCGGTGCAGCATGGCCTGAAGACGCTGTGGTGCGGTAATGCCGCCTCTTCCTTCGTCCGGTCGATACACGCGCAGAGGCGCGCTTTACAC CACGATGGCCGCAATCGACTGAGTAATTTCTGGACGCCCACTCAGACCCGGACAGCCAACACAGCCGACAACGCCGCCGAGGATGGCCACGATCTGCTTGTGCGGGCGGGCTTCCTCCGCCAGGCTCACTCTGGCATCTTTCACCTCCTGCCGCTGGGTCTGAGGGTCCAGGACAAGATCGAGAAATTGATCGACAAGCACATGCAACGGATCGGCGCTTCCAAAGTCTCGCTCTCATCGCTATCTTCACAACATCTGTGGGAGAAGTCTGGGCGTCTCGATGGTCGCAACAAGGAGCTCTTCCAGCTCAAGGATCGCAAAGATGCCAAGTACCTGCTGGCACCCACTCACGAGGAGGAAATCACGACCATCGTCAAGAATGCTGTCCACTCGTACAAGGACCTCCCACTCCGACTTTACCAGATTTCGCGCAAGTATCGTGATGAAGCACGGCCGCGACAAGGCCTTTTGCGCGGACGAGAGTTCATCATGAAAGATCTCTACACTTTCGACGTGACCGACGCTCAAGCTATGAGCACGTACGAGGAAGTGCGTGCTGCATACAAAGCATTCTTGGACGACCTCAATCTGCCTTACCTGGTGGCCAACGCGGACTCGGGCAACATGGGTGGTAGCCACAGTCACGAGTATCACTTTGCGAGCGCCAGGGGTGAAGATACCATCATAACATGTCAAACATGCGACTTCTCGGTCAATGAGGAGCTCTACTTCCCAGCCCACCGTCCTGCGCAGACGGAAGATGTCGAAACTGCACCAACTGCTGATGCTAGGCAGCCTGCAGATGATGTGCCTTATCAGATATGGTACGGCCAAGTCAGTGAGTCGCTTAATACAACAGACGATGCATCGCAAGAAACATCTCTCGACACATCTGGAAGCGCCCCGCAGCTCAAGACTCTAGTCCAAGTCTTCTTGCCCAACGGACCGTACGAAATCAATCTTCATGCTATGAAAAAGCTGGTGCCCAGCATAGATACGACCGAGACTGTGAGACCAGAGGAGCTCTTTGGTCGTctcgaagaaagcaagaCCTTGAATGATCCAGCGGAGTGGCTTGTGTTTCGAGACCCACGAGTTCCAGTCGCTGCCATCATCAACACTGTCGAACACTGGACCCGCCACGGCCAGAACAGACAAATTAGTCAGACCGCACACTCTGCCATTCCGGACATCGATGTCTCACCATTCACACTCACCAACGCGGCTCGCGATGATTTGTGCCCTCAATGTGGGACTGAAGGCTCCCTCACGTTCAGCCGGGCTGTTGAGATCGGACACACTTTCCACCTCGGCAAGCGTTACAGCACACCTCTCGAGGCCGTAGTCCAGGATGAGAACAATCAGCAGGTCGAAATCGCCATGGGCTGTCATGGTATTGGCGTGTCGCGACTGCTGGGAGCTTCTGCATCTCTCCTGGCTGATAGCAAAGGCCTCAACTGGCCAATTGCCATTGCGCCTTTCAGTGTGCTCGTTGTGGCCGCTGGAGGCGTCTCTTCGACAGAAGTGGGCGCTCTGTACGACGAGGTCGATGCCAGTCTCAGCAGCAATCGGATCGATGCCATCATCGATGATAGGGACCGACCCATGGGCTGGAAGTTGAACGATGCAGACCTCATCGGCTATCCTTTCATCATTGTCCTGGGCAAAGCCTGGAAGCAACGCAGAGCGGTCGAGCTACAATGCCGGAGACTGGGCATTAAGGAAGAAGTGCCGGCTGATCAGCTCGTTGAGAGAATCTTGCAGTACAGCAGCAAGCTATGA